TTCCTTCACACCGAAGATCAACATTTCTGCATATTTAACAAGCTAAACAAATGTGAAGTCTTCAATTGGTAATTAATGCAGAATGTGAAGTTTTCAATAAGCAATTAATGCCAAACGAAGGAAGTCTTCAATCAACAATTAATGCAGAACGAGAGAAGTATTCAATCAACAATTAATGCAGAACGAGAGAAGTCTTCAATCttcaatcagcaattaatGCAGAATGTGAAGTCTTCAATCAACAATTAATGCAGAATGAGAAGTcttaaatcagtaattaatgcTGAAATTAATGCCAAAGACCACAACTCAACAATTAAATGTACCATGAATAATACGTTTCGTACTGTTCACACTTTGCTCTCACACCTTGCCTTGCATCATTGCAGCTCTGCCGGCACAACCATGTCTGTCATCGGAAAATAATGAGGTTAAAACAAACCCTCTAAATAGATCTCTTCTccaaatgaaagatgaagaaatcaGATCTTGGCCATGGACAATAAATCTcttcaaaatgaaagaagaaataataaattggtcaaagagaaatgaaataaGGAGTTATGAACTCTAAACTGATCTCTCCTCCAAAATGGAATGAGATGGAAATATCAGAACTTGATTTCTcttcaaaatgaaaagagGAAATCATGAAATGACAATGAACAAATGAGGAGTTATATGGAAGAACTCCAACATATTTCTCTCCCAatgatagaagaagaaatcagaTAATGAGACCGACTTGGATCTACTCCTTATCGAAAATGATTTTAGATAGATGGAGATAGAGTTACTTCCTCCGGCCATTATGATTAATGGAGAAGGAAGATGAAGTTTTGCGGAAATAAGATTGTAGAAACATGTCCTATGAGGAAGCCTGCTCTGATCCAAGATGCAGAGTAAAAGAGACACGCCATGAAACCCTCTTTGATACCATGTTGAAGAATggagaaagaagaacaaagagaaTGAAACTAGTTCGAAAGAAACTATTTTTCCTTCACACCGAAGAGTAACATTTCTGCCTATTTAACAAGCTAAACGAATGTGAAGTCTTCAATCAACAATTGATGCATAACGGGAGAAGTCTTCAATCATCAATTAATGTAGAATGTGAAGTCTTCAATCAACAATTAATGCAGAACGGGAGAAGTTTTCAATCATCAATTAATGCAGAACGGGAGAAGTCTTCAATCAACAATTAATGCAGAATGTGAAGTCttcaatcagcaattaatagGGGTGGGAGTTGGTACCGAACAAATGGTACCGAAACCGACCGCCCCGTACCGAATACCAAAGGATCGGGATGAATCGGTAAAATGTCTTCATCCCGTACCGAACCTAATAGCGAAATTTTATAAACGGTACGGTTCGGTATATGTATAATTCGTACCGAATGTATAAAATATATGCATTTTCAAtattgtttttagttttttaggtCTACATTGTACCTTTAAAGACTTAGAATGTTAATTTACATTACCTAATAGTTATAAATAGATAGATTTACATGCAAAAGTGTACAATTTTACCGAACCGAACTCATCCCGAATCAATATGTACGGGTTCGGTTCGGTATTAAGTTTCAAATTTACGATCCCGaaccgaaaccgaaaccgaaaccgaataAATTATCGGTATCGGTATCGGCCGAATCCCGAACCGAACTGTACCGGTCCCAGCCCTAGCAATTAATGCAGAATGAGAAGTCTTCAATCAACAATTAATGCTGAAATTAATGCCAAAAACCACTGAGCAATAACCACAACTCAACAATTAAATGTAGCTTGAATAATAAGTTTCGTACTATTCACACTTTGCTCTCACACCTTGTCTTGCATCATTACAGCTCTGCATGCATAGCCATGTCTGTCACTTGCAGCTCTGCCCAATGCTCTAATATGCTCATATGCTCCAATAGATTGAAATAAGAATTTCAAGATTTTTTTGATTTGTGATGAATTGAGTTGTGGATGTAATTGATTATGGATTTATGGAGTTCGGGGTTTCAAATCAGTTTCTTGTTTGTTCTTCTGCAAATTTCCTTGAATTTTCGTTTTTTGTTTCATGTCTGCTCCAACTCCAGTTTGGTTTACAACATTGTACTAAGTATTCACAATCTGCAGGCAAATCCATTAGAGGACCGAGACTTGCAACTCGTTCTTTCAGTCAATTCTTGCAACTGATCGTGAGTTATCTCTATTTATTTGAAGTGATATTCAACTGCTAAATTCACttcaattgatttttttaaaagaataTATCATTAGTTTCTGGTATGGATGCTTAAGTTTGGTCTTCCACTACATGGTCTAAGGTTATAGAAACATATAAATTTAGTTGAAGTTCGCCAATTGAATTTGTTTTTATCTCCTTTGCTGCTGAATAAATGTATGTGAGAGTGTGGGACTGTGATGAATACATGCTCATGTGAGTTATAGCTTAAGATTGAAGAGACAATAACCATATCTACTTGCCCCTGTTTGATTGACCTATATCCGACTTGTGCTCTTACAGATGAGAAGCCTGGTGGtattaattaaattgtacATACCTCCTTGTCCTCTTTATGTGATATAGTGCACATTAACCTTTGGTTTATGGTAAAGAGGGAGAGCATTCTTGCATACCTAGGATATTGTCTTTATCCCAGTAATTTGACCCTCTCCATCTGTATTTGGCACTAATTGTAAATGGTTCCTTCTTATGCTCGAGTAAATGAGGGAAGCAATTACACTTGTTTTCGTTGTTAAACGTATGTCAGTCTTAATGAACAACAGAGATAACAATTCAGTGTTTGATATACAAACATTCTGGAAATCTTTGAGACTTTGGAATGAATATACACACAGGTAAAGCCTCCGGTGGAATCCATTCAAGCTCTGAATGTTCATTATCACACACAGGTGTGGCCTATGCTTTTAGTAATGTTACTGTGTCTTCAGCCTTTCCTTAGTTTTTCATATGATGTCTACAAGGTTACCTCTACTTGATTCATACATTCATAGTTTGATTTATTTTCTGTGGATTCATATATTGGTATTAGGTTTTGAGATCTGTGGGTGAGTaaagattatatatttacCAATTAGAGTTTGGCTTATTTTGATGGGTATTCTTGATTTACACCAATATTGGTTTTCTTGTGCATTTGAACTACGATAAAGAGAACACAGTCGGTTTATAATGTGAAATTTGGCTATGGGTATtcttgagatgatgttgtttaATAAACTATAttacttatttttttcttaattaggtatatatatttaaaaataatatttaattaacgtgtaagtatccaacaaaaatttcatttggcGCGTCTGCGTATCGAATTTTATcaaatacggacactcgtgtatGTATCCGTACTTTTTAGAATTGAGAACTAACATTAATCGTAACATAAAAGTTACTTTAATCATcgtcatttaaataaattaggttttcactaagttaccgtagataaaaataaaaccgttaaaaatcatttagtaaatagtaaaaatgTAACATAGGATGATATATAAATTAGGTTTTCATGAGTGGTTTCTATTGGGCATGTTCCTTTAACTGCTGCTACATATCTCAAAATGAATATCTATAGCCATTTTATATATCATATCATGAATCACCCCTAAGAGATTATAATAGTTGTGGCTTTTTTCAGTGTTAAAGTCTGAATACTTGATGAAAGTTCAAGAATTCAAAATTTTGcttttatttgtttctttgttgtATCAAGTTCTGTATCAGATTCAAATAGGTAGGATTAAGTTATCTGATTATTGAAACCGGAACGTTTTTACTTTCGTACCAGTCACACTTGAAGTACAATATTTCTTTACTATGACTAGTATATTTGGGGTTATCCGGGCATTTAATGTGAGAAATTGGAGCTCACAGTCTTACCTATTGACCTTGTTGAGAAATAGGAGTTCTTCTCAGTAAGACATAATTTTAGTACTGAACTTGAGAAGAAAAACTTGTAATTCTAGTCGCAAGAGAAAACAGCCATTTACCTTGGATCTCTGATGCGAATGAATGTCCTTCATATTCCCTAGTTTATGCAAATGAGAAACAAtgctgtaacgaccccaaaatttcaagcttaaaaactcaaaatttaaaagtcgttaaacatcaaacaatctcgataaaatcgaaataatttaaaacgccacagcggatcatctctcagttcaaaatacaactcagtcaaaccgattattacaaaccaaattataattcaacgttataacaaatggaaatgtataatcctcacaacaacctcacaagatagtcacacaaaatcctcacacaagctggagataaataacttcaagtcctctgagcggtccgtcaattcccgctaatccacacctgcggagttatccactacaccatcgaattggtgcaccgggattgtaaacacaaacccggtaagctttacagctcgtatgagtaaaatgaaaatataactcgcatattaatatatacgaaaatccagaaatcaacaaatataaatgcactcatgagtcaatggacggctcatctggtcgtcccaaagaaatatgaaataaaacgctcatgagaaattaagtaacccttgtGGTTACCCAAAtccatttatattacgggtaccaagaacgctggtacacatctgttacccctctcgtaatacaccgccgatattggatagccacccgctacccaacatccaaaacaatctgagtacccatgagcagataaccacccgttacctcacatgcagtactaaggcagacagactagagctctaactgtatcgtaactttcgcccggccaaaggctaggttctgacttgccaaacacgtacaataatctcacatcatattgtaccaaatcacgtccgaagacaaatcaacattttaacaatctccatgttaaaatcacgtacaataatctcacatcatattgtacaaatcaaaatcacatgctcgatatataaatctcgtcatcaaaatgacataaaacacgataaaatcataacagtatattatatagcaaactatatatatgtacatatttaccatttatacaatatatacataatccattatatcatatacatgtcatatttcataaacacgtccgaagacaaaaactcgtcggaagacaaaactcgtccgaagacaaaacattttaacaaactcatgttaaaaccacgtacgataatcacacatcttattgtacaaaaatcaaatcacatgctcaatatttaattctcgtcatcaaaatgaccaattccaatgaattcataacagtatataatatagcaaactatatatatatgtacttattaccatttatacaatatatatgtaatccactatatcgtatacatgtcgtaattcaatattaaaaactcttgtaaaatcctgaatctccacaagggtagattcgtaaatatgtgagattttactcaccttctttcctgcgtgcaactttcacgaccctgaaagtaatttcctcgctcgtttcgtcagtcacctaatagcacgataaatgcttagaaaatgatacttaaaatatcaggtgacgagttcagcacagctaaatattgttcataaaacattgttcacggaacactgttcatgtttactaatcactgtttttactaaactgCTGTTCACAGTTATTGTTTTAccgaaacactgttcatagtaTTGTTTTACCACGCACTGTTCACAATTACTGTTACATATCACTAtccacagttactgttacagatcactattcacaattactgttacagatcactattcacagttactgttacagttcactattcatgcggagttactattcacagttactattcattcgacgttactgttcaccgaccgccaccaatcatcaccaaatttcaccaccacaatctaaacaacatttccaacaacttcctagttgacaccaaggtctaaatccgagtctaaacagtccaaacaacgaagaacataaaatcggcactattcacaaaccctagaaattgaaattttgattcgggtacttacacttcgatttggctcgattccttttgtgggaatgttgctgggactaagacaagcaaaaccccccaagaatctcgagccatggtggccggaggaggcggcgccgccacaacagtaacttccggcggttgctacaccgcgtgtggttgtcgccggagtgcaaggcgtagcccaaaagatggagctcgtcgagctcgtcagtttgataggtggcacgacacgaggcgacgtcggatggtggagaaatcggccggagaaggtttttgggtcgggtgaacagtacccgctcgggtgaacagtacccgagctgatttttagaaaaaatcggattttctgatttttaatctcctctcattccaaaatcggaaacgaacttccgaccttaataactttcgcgtccgacgtccgattcgaacgcatgacgtgtccacgaattcgtatcgatgagctctacgactttcgtgaaggaagttttcgcaaccgagtgacggaataaaagtcgatctatacgttgcggtaacgttacgttttctaattaaacggtccgagaacgtttctgttttcgtttcgaaatgtcgcaaacctccaattgtcgtcttgaattaatttcacaagtttaacactttaaaaatactcgacatttagtttctaaaaattcgggttattacaaatgcTTTCCATTTAATCTTTACGAAGGCATCATTTTCAGCTTAGAAGCATCTAAATCCCTTCAGTAGACCAATCTTGCACAATTTGATCCTGCATTGATGGTGGATGAATTAACCCACTTGAGCAAAAACGAAACATGATCAACAAAATTTGGCAACTAAACGTTCCATCACCTGAACCAAAGAAAAGTTCGGAACCAACGTCATGAATTCTACTTATAGACCAACCATTTTTAGTTTACAGCTAAACTGCTGCTAGAGTAACTTAAGAGAAAGTGTGTCCAAAACTATATATAACAAAGGAAAAAATCAGATATATCACACATCAGCAGAAAACATTCTAGACTGTATTTGTTCAGAGACGATATGTACAATTTTAGAATTCTTTTCTACCAACTACCAAGGATCCAAATGCTGCCCATCTCTGCCTTCAAGATCAGAATAAGCTTATGCAGTCCAAAACTGACCATTCACCCTGTAGTTTAATGTCCCACTCTTCTCATCATCAAGGTCATCCAAATCCAGATCGTCACACTCAAATAAATCCCCAAAGCCATCATCATCTTCGTCACTATTATCACCATTACAGACAGCAATCTTAGTGTCATAACGGTGAGCTTTCctcctttctcttctcaacCTCTTGCTTTCCCTGACCAACTCCATCAACTTTTCATTTATCACCAaagtttctttcttcttgtcTAAAGAGTGAACCATTCCTATCATAGGCCTCCACCAAGAATACAGAATCTCTTTGCCCTTTCAAGCTCACATAGAATAACTCAGGGTGCCTCATGATCATCCCTCTCAACTTGTTAGGCAAACCAAACACTTTTCTAAAATGTGTCAAGTGGTCTATCAATGTTCTCTTTTCAACCATCATCGCTAACATTTCTCTCACCACCAAACAAGCTCTTTCCTCTGCCTCAATTGACTCTTTTGGCAATTCCAAAACTGAGGTATTGTAAGGGCACACACCTGGAATTTCTCCGAATATGATAAAAAAGTCTTGGTGTTGCCTCTTTAAATTCAGCCCCTTCCGAAGATTCAAATGCTTGAACTTCAAAGGCCTGTCTACTATCAGTCCACGTGATTGAACTTCTGGAGACGGTAGAGGTTTTGCCAAGTCTTGGTCCCAGGATACAAGCTCAAGTGCACGACCATAGGAGgtattaataattaaacttGTATTACACTATCTTgattgaattacatacaacaatcatctctatatatacatgtataaagATTGCTCCACTCCTCTTGGTGCTCCACTATCATGGTGCTCCATTATCATGGTGCTCCAATACCGTTAGTGCTcatactccccctcaagttggcgcatacatatcaaccatgcccaacttgccaagtgagtcataaaaatttgttttagatattccttttgtgagcatatcggcaagttgctcttctgtaggaacaaaaggaaaactaataatCTTCGCATCTAGtttttcctttataaagtgacgatcaacctccacacgttttgtacgatcatgttgcacaggattctgtgaaatatcaatagctgctttgttgtcacagtacagctgcatcgcacatttaggcttaatacccaaatcttgtaacaagtttctaagccataacaattcacataccccctgagccatacctctgtactctgcttcagcactagatcgagctaccaccttttgtttcttactcttccatgtaacaagattacccctaacaaaggtaaagtaccatgatgtggatctccgatctgtaatatttccagcccaatctgcatctgtgaagccacaaacctcaaagatatttttgtgtttagaaaacattactcctcttcctggggctgacttcaagtacctcaaaatccttacctcagtttaagttagcagcacaagagagcaaaacccgaatagtgttcatctttgcaacaggtgcaaatgtctcatcatagtctatgccatatgtctgggtgaacccttttgctactaggcgtgctttataccggctcactgacccatctggattatgctttattgtaaacacccaacgacatcccacagtcttcttgccatgtggtggtgatacaagctcccaagtattgttcttttgtaatgcttccatctcttcctccattgtttttctccattttggatctctcaatgcatcctgcactttgttaggtactgatacagtagatatttgattcaaaaatgattcatatgacttagacaatcttttggtagacataaagtttgccacatgatacttagctttcgcctgaagggtaggttcatatttttttgttggctgaccccgagtagacctatttggcaagacatattgtctactattagtatcactagtattagtcccaatagaatgactaacctcgtatgagtgatcttccgtaCCAGGAGAGTTTCGGTCAGTagtatgaggggcagttgtgttgtcatcttctggtgCTTGAATCGCTGGAGTGACTATATCGCAATCACGGTGGTGCTTGTATAACGGACATATCGGTAATGTCAATTGGTCCGGTCatcatatctactggcttatttgtctccccctctccatgatacatcTCTTCGAagtatgaattctccccctgaagagtagtatcggaagagggaaaataactcatatcctcaaaaaaagtgacatccatagtgacatagtacttcttggtaggtggatgatagcaccagtaccctttctgatgtcctccatacccaacaaacacacatttaacggcCCGAGCATCTAACTTAGAtctctgatgttttggaagatggacaaaaacaacacaaccgaaaacacgggcaggaagattatgaaaagagggcaAGGAGATATGAGAGGCAagtacctcatatggaacttttccttgaagaacacgagagggaagacgattaatgaggtgggcagaagtgaggacaacatcaccccaaaggtatttggggatatgggcactaaaaagaatacaccgagccatgtcaagtaaatgacgatttttcctttcagaaactccattctactcaggtgtataaggacacgctgtttgatgaacaatcccatgtGTGTTAAGGAACTCCCGAAAAaaatgattcacatattcccccccattatcag
This is a stretch of genomic DNA from Argentina anserina chromosome 4, drPotAnse1.1, whole genome shotgun sequence. It encodes these proteins:
- the LOC126791504 gene encoding LOW QUALITY PROTEIN: protein WHAT'S THIS FACTOR 1 homolog, chloroplastic (The sequence of the model RefSeq protein was modified relative to this genomic sequence to represent the inferred CDS: deleted 1 base in 1 codon; substituted 1 base at 1 genomic stop codon); the protein is MALSLPFSSQNCLPIVSFSSDFLPWNAQLFEASRKHKTSSRTRKISYPISCSLVKTVRSPSLDRHVVKQNKIRFVLKLQTLLLSKPKCYIPLQILNKCRSYLALSKPRSILSMIHRYPTIFEVFSIPTAPMPFNASKSLSQLCVRLTPAAAALAAQESSLKSAISDSLAIKLQKLLMLSSHHRLVLSKLVHLGSDLGLLPNFRSRLCNDHPDKFKTINTSYGRALELVSWDQDLAKPLPSPEVQSRGLIVDRPLKFKHLNLRKGLNLKRQHQDFFIIFGEIPGVCPYNTSVLELPKESIEAEERACLVVREMLAMMVEKRTLIDHLTHFRKVFGLPNKLRGMIMRHPELFYVSLKGQRDSVFLVEAYDRNGSLLDKKKETLVINEKLMELVRESKRLRRERRKAHRYDTKIAVCNGDNSDEDDDGFGDLFECDDLDLDDLDDEKSGTLNYRVNGQFWTAXAYSDLEGRDGQHLDPW